The window AATTTATGGAGGTAGCAATATTCGATTTAGATGGAGTAATAGCGGATGTAAGCGGGAGAATTGAGAAAGCTTTAAGGGAGCTTGGCAAGGAAAACTTAAATGAACTCTCAAGGGAAGATAGAAGGAGGTTTTGGGAAATATTCCTAAACCCAGAACTACTGGAACTGGATAAACCTAGGATGGATGTTATAGATTATATGAGGAAGATTAAGGATAAGGGGTTAAGGATAATCATAGTAACTGGAAGAACAATTAAACAGAAGAACGAAACTTTAAAGCAATTGAGCTCCTGGGGGGTTCCATACGATGAAATATACTTTAGGATGGCGGGGGATTTGAGGAAGGATTCAATCTACAAGAGGGAAGTGGTGAAGCTACTGCTAAAGAGGGGGTATAATATAGTGGAAGTGTGGGAGGATAGCGATGAAGTCATAAGAGAATTAAGAAAACTAATTCCAGATGCGAAAATAGTAAAAATTGAAAGCTAAATTATGATATGCGGGTGATAACATGGATATAATAAGGTTGGGGGATGTGGAAAAATATGTTTATGGTGGAGCAGTCCTAGGTGGAGGTGGTGGAGGAAGCATAGAGGAGGGGGTTAAAATAGGTAGAATTGCAACACAAATATCGCCAATAAAACTTTTGGATGTAGATGAAATGCATGATGAAGAAAGTTTAGTAACAATATCGATGGTGGGAGTACAATCAAAGGGGGTTATACTACCATACCATCACATACGCATAATAGAGCTCATGAAAATGTTCAATGTGAATATTGATGGATTAATTGGAAGTGAATGTGGAGCCACAGCAGTAACACATGGATGGATACAAGCGGCAGTATATGGGATGCCCGTTGTGGATTGCCCATGTGATGGGAGAGCACACCCCACTGGAGTTATGGGTGCCATGGGATTACATAAAATAAGGGACTATAGAACGGTGCAAGCAGCATGTGGAGGCAAAGAGAATTTGGAGATAATTGTTAGTGGCAGTATAGAGGCAACTAGCAGAATCATTAGACAATTCTCCATGGAAGCTGGTGGATGCGTAGCTGTAGCAAGAAACCCAGTAAAAGTGGATTATGCAAAGAGGAATGGAGCTCCAGGAGCATTGAAACAAGCTTACAAAATAGGTGAAGCAATATTATCAGTGGATAAACCTGAAGATAGAATTGAATCCGCGGTAAAGACATTAAATGGGGAGATTATCTGTAGAGGTGAAGTTAGGGGGAAGAGGATGGAAATTGAAGGTGGATTTGATGTTGGATACATAGAAGTTGTGGATGAGGGTAACGAGCTATACAAAGTGACATTCGTAAACGAATACATGAGCATACACAGGTGGGATGAGACAATAACAACCTTTCCAAACCTAATAAACATATTCAGCCTAAAAACAGGGCTACCACTAAACTCAGCTGAAGTAAAACTTGAAGAACCAGTAGCCATAACAGTTGCAGATAAGAATGCAATAAAGATCGGTGAGGGATTAAGGGATAGAAAACTATATGAACCAATAAAAAGTATTATGAAGGATAAACTAAACTTAGAATTGGAATTCAAAATATAATTTAAAAAATGGGTTTATTTTTTGGTTTTCTTGTAATAGTCGTATCCAAGCAATGTACCAAGCAATATCAATGCAACCCATGGGAAGAACATTTTCGCTTCTACAGGATTTGGAGGAATCCCCAGTAGGAATTGCACTCTACCAATAAATACAGCCATCCTCGTTAGTACTGTGTAGCCATAGGCAGCGCCGAAACCTATCATCATGGCATATCTAGCAAACTTGTTAACAGGCTTCCAGAAAGCAGCCTCTTGCTTCAAAGTGAATGTGAAATACGCCAGTGTACAAACCACTATAAGCATGGTCACAAAATTGTTGAATGCAGTCCAAGCATCAACACCAACAACTTTTAATGCCGCTGTAGCTCTAACCTGCTCTAAAACTTGTGCAAACACAACTCCCCTAAGTGCGAGACCTATAGATGTACCCACAGTTATGGCTAATGGTATTCTATACAGGAAGAAGTACTTCTTTGAGAATCTGAAGTACCATAATACTGATAATAGTAAAGCCAATACAAATGCTATACTATCCCCAATTGTCTTTGACCATACTCCAACCCACTGACCTTTCAACCAATCAAGATCGTATGCAATACCATATCCAGTTGCAGCTCCAATAAACACATATTCAGCAAATCTGGAATACGGGTTCTCCTTGTATAGGAATGTGTAAACTGCAAGTGTGAAGAATACTCCCAAAAGTATACCAAATAAAGCCACACTCATTTCGATCGCCTCCTCATGAAGTAAGCTATGTTACCTATAATAACGAACAACACGAAGACAATATGGCTTGTCGATAGAACATCTGCTGAAGCAACACCCAACCCCTTCCTACCAATTATTAGCTCATATTCAGCTGCAGCCCTCAACCCTGGAAGTGCACCTTTAATTTGACCACCCGCCAGGTATGGAGCTATAGTGGGAGCCATAACTCCAATACAACCCACAATCATTGGAACTTTATATGGGACGTACCATTGTCTAACCCACTCATCAGCTCCAGGAGTACCAGTTTCAAAACTTACAAGCAATGCTACATCCTTTGCGGAGCGCAGACCTTGCATAATTGGATATTCACTTACAGATTTCTTATAATAGTAATCGGTGGGTAATGTGGACCAGAAATCTTTCCCTAAAGCTGCCATTGCAGTTTCACCTCCAGGTGTATATCCAAGGAATATCCAATCCACACCATACTTCTTATTATATGGGGGTTGCTCTGGCTTTAACTCCTTTAACACCATATCAGCTATTGGGGGACCATCAACCCATATAGCAATAATAACAACTTTAACAGGTCTCGTAAATAGGTGATGTAAAGTTGCAACGGCAATTGGATACAATTCACCAAGCCCTCCAAAACTAAAATCAAAACTTACAACAACAATGGAGCCAGCTGGTAACTCATCAATAGCCTTTGCATATGCAAGTGCTTGAGGACCTATAGAGACTGGTAAGCCAATTGGATATATGAAGGGCAACAGTATTACAATCCATAGAATGAGGTATATTATTCTAGCATCAAGAGCTTCAAGTTTCTCCCAAACACGTGATGTAGCCATGTTCATTCACCACCCCTCAAATATCCCCTTTCATAACCCAATAAAACTCTAATTCCAAGTACCATAGCTCCAAGTCCACCCCCTATCATTATAGCCCTATTAATAGCCATATTGGGAATGTTGTAAAGCCAATCACCAAGATCGGCTATTTGTGGTATTAGAAATGTTCCTAAAGGTGCATTTCTAAGAACTAGTATAGTGCCTGATATCAATAGGAGTGCAGCTTCCAAAGATCTTGCTTTAAATGCTCTGTATGCAGCAGATGTAATGTAGAACGCTAAAATACCATATAAACTCGATGATAGTGGCACTAAAACATTGTCGTAAAGGAACTTAAACCAGTAACCAGTTAATCCAAGACCCAATTCAGGGAATGGTAAACCAAGAATAGCCATTAAAAACATAACTATTATCAGCACTAAACTATACCCCCAATACGTTCGGCGACGGGTTACCCTTGGAACGTGAATCAACAATAATGATGCAAGACCGACGAGAAGCGCACCAGTACCTACAACCAAACTCCATCGCACAATCTTATCTTGAATAGCTTCAACAGCAGTACCCATCTCAACGAAATATGGGATTACTTGTATCAATGCAAAAATTATTGTTATTGCTATTGGTATTTCAACCCTCCTAAACCAAGCCATCCATCACCACCTCAACATTTTAACAATAAAATCATTACCGAAAAGTAGCAAAATGAAACTTACGATAATTAAAGCTATTGAAATATACTTACCTATATCTTGTGACACTATACTTCCAATCATTGCTGCATCTTTACTTAAATATGCCCCTGCAGCAAAAATCTCTTCACCTATCAATGTATAGTCCGTGGCAACTACGAAGAATGGGATCTGATGAATATTGGCAGTCCCTGAAACTTGCATAGCACCGACCATGTAACCTACCTCTGAGAGTTGTAGGGATTCAGCCCAATATCCACCAACCATGATATTTGCACCAGCCTTCTCCCTCTGCATCAAACTCATATAACCAAGCGAATAACCAAACTGCCAACCGGAAAGGTAAACTATGTCCTCCACTCTAAATTGATCCATCTTACCCTCCATCCTATAAGCATTCTCAACAATCTCCCTAGCAATGGGATAGACAACCAGCTGTCTTACTGGAACTATAAGTCTAACCCCATACTTGGCGCATAACTGTGCTACATATCCCAAAACTGCAAGTCCAGCAATAGTCTGCGGACCATAAGTTGCATCAGCTATGCTTGCTATGCCATGAGAGCAGAATACTGGTCTACCCATCTCAGTAGCCCTACCCACAGCCTCATCAATAGCATCCAAACCGGGAACCTTTCTTAAATATGGAATTTTGCCAGCTTTACCACGCCTAATGAAGTACGCTGCAGATACTGCAACTATCAACAGGAAAACCATTCCACTTACCCTACCAGACTTGAAAATCTGTTGTAGTAGAAGTGGAGTAATATCCATTTAAAAAGCCCCCTAAAATAATTTTGATAAAACAATTTATAAAATTTTCTTATATTTTTTATACAATAAATTATTTTATATTAAAATTAAATTTGCGAGTATTCACAATAACCTCAAGGGTGTATGTGGAAAGCTTTTTGAGATTTTCCCTGTATTTGAAGTATTTTATTGCGATGTCTGGGAAGAGGGCGTATGTGATGTAGTCTTCATCCTTCTCCACAAGTTCCTTTGGGAGTTCAGAAACTATTTTATTGTAGGCTGGCTCCAATATTTCTGCTGGTCTAACTGTTATTGGTTTTTCATCCCCCAAAGCCAGTTTAATTAGCTCTGGATTTATTTCTGCTGGAGGCTTCCCATATAGTCCTTTAACATAGTCTCTCACCTCCCTTATTATTGTTGAGTATGGTTTCCCTGAAAGTACATTTACCACCGCCTGAGCTCCAACTATTTGTGATAATGGTGTTACAAGTGGTGGGTAGCCTAAATCTCTCCTAACCCTTGGAACTTCCATTAAAACTTCATCAAGTCTATCTTCAGCACCTTGCATTCTCAATTGCTCCAATAGGTTGCTGAGCATTCCACCTGGAATTTGATGTTCAAGTACACTTGCATCCACTGGAGGGTTTTTCAATGCATAATCATATTCAGAGTACTTCTTCCTCTTCTCCCAGAAGTATTTTGAAGCTTTTAGAGCTAATTTCAAATTTATCTTCTTAATCTCGTATGGCGTCCCCTCCAATGATGAAACTATTGATTCCAGTGGTGGGTGTGATGTGTGCATGGACATTGATGATAGAGCGCAATCTACATAATCCGCCCCTGCTTCAATAGCTTTAACTATAGTTATTGGAGCAAAGCCTGCTGTGGTATGTGAGTGAACATCAACCCGCATGCCAACCTCACTCTTAATCCTCTTAACAAGCTCATATGCCACATATGGCTTCAATATTCCAGACATATCTTTAATGCATATGGAATCCACTTCCATGGATGCTATCTCTCTAGCTAATGATAGGTAGTAGTTTAATGTATGTATTGGGCTTACAGTATACACCATACACAACTGGATTTCAGCTCCAACCCTCCTAGCAGCATCAACTGTCACTTTAACGTTTCTCAAATCATTCAATGCATCGAAAATCCTGAAAACGTCAATACCATTCTCAAATGCCTTCTCCACAAATTTCACGCATATATCATCTGGATAATGTCTATATCCAACAAGGTTCTGCCCCCTCAATAACATTTGAAGCTTAGTCTTCCTAACCCTCTCCCTAATGAGTTTAAGTCTAACCCATGGATCCTCATTCAAATACCTTAATGGGACATCGAAGGTTGCTCCACCCCAAACCTCCATGGAGTAGAATCCTATATCATCCATCACATCCAATATTGGGAGCATATCCTCAGTTCTAAATCTAGTGGCTAATAGAGATTGATGAGCATCCCTCAAAGTGACATCTACAATTTCAACCATAACCTCACCCCCTCAACCTTATTGCCATTAAGGGTGCCCCAACCTTAACGTCGCCCCCCTCAAATGTTAGAATTCTCTCCACAACTCCATCCACAGGGGATTTCACTTCAACCTCCATCTTCATAGATTCAATCTTCAATAGAGTTTCACCCCTAACAACCTTAGCACCCTCAGAAACAAGTAGTTTAATTATTCTACCTCCAACACTGGATTTAACTATGAATAAATCCTTAGGGGTTTCCTCAATCACCCTAGAAGCCTCATAACCAATAACATTCAACTCCACTTCAAATCCATGAAACTTTGCAACATAACCTTTATCTGAAAATTTAAACCTCATAACGTCACCATCCAAAGAAACATCCCTAAACACATACTCCTCAAAACCAGAACTCAACTTAACTTCATCAACACCCCTCAAACCAGCATTCGAAAGGTATCTATGTAAAGCTAAAACTGCAGCCACAAACCCCCTAGCATTAGAAGACATAATCATTCACATAACCTTTAAAGAGAATAAACTGATATATAATTTTTGAAAGGTGCATATGTGAAATGACGATGAGGGGGGAATTGGAAGTTCAAATAATGGGTGAAGAGGGGCTGATGATAGATTTTGGAAACAAATTGAGTAGAGAAGTTAATATCATGGTTAAGATTGTTAGCGAGAAGCTTGAGGGGTTAAGAAGCCTTGGTATCAAGGAAGTTATACCAGCATACACAACCATACTGGCAATACTGGATCCACTGAAAACTGATAGGGATAGGCTAATAGATGAAGTAATGAGGATAGTGAGAAGTATAAAACCTGAGGATTTGAAGGAAGAGGTTAATAGGGTTATTGAAGTCCCAACAGTATACGATCCACAATATGGATTAGATCTTGAAGACATATCCAAGTTGACGAAGCTAAGCATAGAGGAGATAATTAATCTGCATTCAAGTCAGGTTTATAGGGTTTACATGGTTGGATTCATACCTGGATTCCCATATATGGGGGAAGTCCCTGAGAAGATAGCAGTCCCAAGACTTGAAAATCCAAGGATAAAGGTTCCAGCAGGATCTGTGGGGATAGCTGGAGTGCAAACTGGAATATACCCATTTGAAAGCCCTGGGGGATGGAGAATTATAGGGAGAACCCCCCTGAGACTATTTAATCCCAATAAGGACCCCCCAACACTATTCAAGATTGGGGATTACGTTAAATTCAAACCGATAAGTAGAGAAGCCTATGAGAAGATGCTGGAAGCGGAATGGACTGATGTGGGGAAGTTGAAGATAGAGGGGGAACCCATACTTAGAATTGAAGCAGCTGGACCTGGAGTATCCATACAGGATTTGGGGAGGGAGGGATATAGGAAGTATGGGGTTCCAGTGTCAGGAGCATTAGATAAGGAATCATTCATAATTGCAAACATGATAATTGGAAATGAAATCAATGATGCATGTATAGAGATATTTCAGAGTAGCTTTGAAGCTACAGCTTTACAAGACATTATAATATCGATTTGTGGAGCTAAAGTGAATGGGGAAATAGATGGGGAGCCCCTAGAGAATTGCAAAGCAATACCAGTTAGGAGGGGGTGCAAAATCACAATTAATGGATTAAGGGGTGGAATGGTGGCATACATGGCGATTGCTGGAGGGATAAATGAGCCAATAATACTTGGAAGCAGATCACACTACACCACAGCTGGAATTGGTAGGATTTTAAGTGAAAACTCCATAATAACAACTGCAAAGAATAAATTCAACGAGTTGATAGATGTATGCCCATCCATGAATATTGATTGGAATAGGGAGGTTAAAGATGAATTTAGGGTGAT is drawn from Candidatus Methanomethylicota archaeon and contains these coding sequences:
- a CDS encoding pyruvate carboxylase subunit B — its product is MVEIVDVTLRDAHQSLLATRFRTEDMLPILDVMDDIGFYSMEVWGGATFDVPLRYLNEDPWVRLKLIRERVRKTKLQMLLRGQNLVGYRHYPDDICVKFVEKAFENGIDVFRIFDALNDLRNVKVTVDAARRVGAEIQLCMVYTVSPIHTLNYYLSLAREIASMEVDSICIKDMSGILKPYVAYELVKRIKSEVGMRVDVHSHTTAGFAPITIVKAIEAGADYVDCALSSMSMHTSHPPLESIVSSLEGTPYEIKKINLKLALKASKYFWEKRKKYSEYDYALKNPPVDASVLEHQIPGGMLSNLLEQLRMQGAEDRLDEVLMEVPRVRRDLGYPPLVTPLSQIVGAQAVVNVLSGKPYSTIIREVRDYVKGLYGKPPAEINPELIKLALGDEKPITVRPAEILEPAYNKIVSELPKELVEKDEDYITYALFPDIAIKYFKYRENLKKLSTYTLEVIVNTRKFNFNIK
- a CDS encoding DUF917 family protein codes for the protein MDIIRLGDVEKYVYGGAVLGGGGGGSIEEGVKIGRIATQISPIKLLDVDEMHDEESLVTISMVGVQSKGVILPYHHIRIIELMKMFNVNIDGLIGSECGATAVTHGWIQAAVYGMPVVDCPCDGRAHPTGVMGAMGLHKIRDYRTVQAACGGKENLEIIVSGSIEATSRIIRQFSMEAGGCVAVARNPVKVDYAKRNGAPGALKQAYKIGEAILSVDKPEDRIESAVKTLNGEIICRGEVRGKRMEIEGGFDVGYIEVVDEGNELYKVTFVNEYMSIHRWDETITTFPNLINIFSLKTGLPLNSAEVKLEEPVAITVADKNAIKIGEGLRDRKLYEPIKSIMKDKLNLELEFKI
- the pxpB gene encoding 5-oxoprolinase subunit PxpB, coding for MTMRGELEVQIMGEEGLMIDFGNKLSREVNIMVKIVSEKLEGLRSLGIKEVIPAYTTILAILDPLKTDRDRLIDEVMRIVRSIKPEDLKEEVNRVIEVPTVYDPQYGLDLEDISKLTKLSIEEIINLHSSQVYRVYMVGFIPGFPYMGEVPEKIAVPRLENPRIKVPAGSVGIAGVQTGIYPFESPGGWRIIGRTPLRLFNPNKDPPTLFKIGDYVKFKPISREAYEKMLEAEWTDVGKLKIEGEPILRIEAAGPGVSIQDLGREGYRKYGVPVSGALDKESFIIANMIIGNEINDACIEIFQSSFEATALQDIIISICGAKVNGEIDGEPLENCKAIPVRRGCKITINGLRGGMVAYMAIAGGINEPIILGSRSHYTTAGIGRILSENSIITTAKNKFNELIDVCPSMNIDWNREVKDEFRVIIGPHTKHFTEEMINEFLSMKFTVTSNLNRMGYRLEREEGAKLRGVGRLLSCGTIPGAIQVPGDGNPIVLMADAQTTGGYAIIGKIISPDLYVFSQVEPGRKVKFKQVSLSEALKILNEKVKMYDDLRREIQEKVREFGGKYKHWTVKFQGKIYDCWVRM